In Bacillus sp. 2205SS5-2, the following proteins share a genomic window:
- a CDS encoding S-Ena type endospore appendage has translation MSCTCNSKTDCCFGCCSDDFVQDQSNCCNFTLRDGVIQEVYVAEEVDVTTSGTISINGGLNNGGVAEYIVQFRTNGVVNREIIVFGESCVVFTATRFNNIAITAPGGQVDQQAKGEICVSPRYRLS, from the coding sequence ATGTCTTGTACATGTAATTCGAAAACTGATTGTTGTTTCGGTTGTTGCTCAGATGATTTTGTTCAAGATCAAAGTAATTGTTGTAATTTCACGTTACGGGATGGGGTAATCCAAGAAGTTTATGTTGCAGAAGAAGTAGATGTTACGACTTCAGGAACGATTTCCATTAATGGAGGCCTTAATAACGGAGGAGTTGCAGAGTATATAGTACAATTCCGTACCAATGGGGTCGTAAACCGTGAAATTATTGTATTTGGTGAAAGTTGTGTGGTATTCACGGCTACGAGATTTAATAATATTGCGATTACAGCACCTGGAGGTCAAGTTGACCAGCAAGCTAAGGGTGAAATTTGCGTTAGTCCTAGATATCGACTTAGTTAA
- a CDS encoding S-Ena type endospore appendage: protein MSVTNHNSEDLCINTKKIYDWVTSPLKLDIEKMIRIEEEKAIDVACCHFNVPCNSEAPSTLWTNIEVTNITGTFSIHYQDGCEGELDVLVNGNIIATINKGQEFCTTVSNIESVEILCRGTVGSGTNCVGMMDIELVYKLADTEVDLNKVNCFLSDNCGSPIHKNYIDHLDCKEITDPNHRENTSITIENGKKVTLQMISLLLQGFVTVELFDQNNKKILFCVFPFKQVESLLLCAPTGTEIKCKITDATCNVFFNPDRNVPNCFRVCISLHLCLNTFVETNVNIIISGKQCIPRPKIINKSDKQYDFQKYY from the coding sequence ATGAGTGTAACCAATCATAACAGCGAAGATCTTTGTATTAACACAAAAAAGATCTATGACTGGGTCACTTCTCCTCTAAAGTTAGATATTGAAAAAATGATTAGGATTGAAGAAGAAAAGGCTATAGATGTTGCTTGCTGTCATTTTAATGTACCATGTAACAGTGAAGCACCTTCCACCTTGTGGACTAATATAGAAGTAACAAATATAACCGGTACTTTTTCCATTCACTATCAAGATGGTTGTGAGGGGGAATTAGATGTTTTAGTGAATGGGAATATTATTGCAACTATTAACAAAGGTCAAGAATTTTGTACGACTGTTTCCAATATTGAATCAGTTGAAATCTTATGTAGGGGTACTGTGGGTAGTGGAACGAACTGTGTGGGGATGATGGATATTGAATTAGTGTACAAATTAGCAGATACAGAAGTAGATTTAAATAAAGTTAATTGTTTCTTATCGGACAATTGTGGATCTCCAATTCATAAAAATTACATTGACCACTTAGATTGTAAAGAAATAACTGATCCAAACCATAGGGAAAATACTAGTATCACTATAGAGAATGGTAAGAAAGTGACTCTACAGATGATCTCACTATTATTACAGGGATTTGTAACGGTTGAGCTTTTCGATCAAAATAACAAAAAAATTCTTTTTTGTGTTTTCCCATTTAAACAAGTTGAATCTTTATTATTATGCGCTCCTACAGGTACCGAAATCAAATGTAAGATAACAGATGCAACTTGTAATGTATTTTTTAACCCTGATAGAAACGTACCTAATTGCTTCAGAGTATGTATTTCTCTACATCTCTGCTTAAATACTTTTGTTGAGACAAACGTTAATATAATAATTAGTGGAAAACAGTGTATTCCTCGTCCAAAAATAATAAATAAATCTGACAAGCAGTACGATTTTCAAAAATACTATTGA